CTTATCATCACGGGTAACGGCGATGTAGTACAACCCGAGCATGACTTGATTGCGATTGGTTCAGGTGGCAACTTTGCACAAGCAGCAGCCACTGCACTGCTCGAAAATACTGAGTTGGATGCACGTGAAATCGCGGAAAAGGCACTGACTATTGCCGGTGATATCTGTGTGTTCACCAACCATCATCACACTATTGAAGAACTAGAAATTCCAGCGGCACTAAGTGCTGAGCAAAACGAAAAATAGTGTCGAAAAATAAAGGAATTTGATTATGTCTGAAATGACTCCTCGTGAAATTGTTCATGAACTGAACCGCCACATCATTGGTCAAGATAAAGCAAAGCGCTCAGTGGCGATTGCACTGCGCAACCGCTGGCGTCGTATGCAGCTTGAAGAAAGTTTGCGTGCAGAAGTGACGCCCAAAAACATTTTGATGATTGGTCCTACGGGTGTGGGTAAAACCGAAATTGCCCGCCGTCTTGCTAAGTTAGCCAATGCGCCATTTATTAAAGTGGAAGCGACTAAGTTCACGGAAGTGGGTTATGTGGGTAAGGAAGTGGAAACCATCATTCGCGATCTTACGGATGTTTCCATTAAGATGACTCACCAACAAGCGATGGAAAAAGTAACCTTCCGTGCCGAAGAGCAAGCCGAAGAGCGTGTACTTGATGCACTGTTACCACCAGCACGTGATGCGTGGGGGCAAAATCAGCAGCAAGAAGAGAGCAGCTCGAATACCCGCCAAATTTTCCGTAAAAAATTGCGTGAAGGTCAGCTTGACGATAAAGAAATTGAAATCGATGTAGCAGCACCACAAATGGGTGTGGAGATCATGGCGCCTCCTGGTATGGAAGAGATGACCAACCAACTGCAAAGCATGTTCTCTAATCTTGCAGGTGATACCAAGAAAAAACGTAAGCTGAAAATCAAAGATGCTTTAAAAGCACTGACGGAAGAAGAAGCTGCGAAACTGGTTAATCAGGAAGAGCTAAAAGAGCAGGCGATCTATAACGTCGAAAACCATGGTATCGTCTTTATCGATGAAATCGATAAGATCTGTAAACGTGGTGAAAGCTCTGGTCCTGATGTGTCACGAGAAGGTGTACAGCGTGACTTGCTGCCTCTGATTGAAGGTAGCACGGTATCCACCAAGCACGGAATGGTTAAAACTGACCATATTCTCTTTATTACGTCGGGCGCTTTCCAGGTTGCCAAGCCATCAGATCTAATTCCTGAACTGCAAGGTCGCCTACCGATTCGCGTTGAGCTTGAAGCCCTTTCAAGCCATGACTTCAAACGTATTCTTACCGAACCAAAAGCGTCACTAACCGAGCAGTATATTGCGCTGATGAAGACCGAAGAAGTGGATATTGAGTTTACTGAAGATGGTATTGTGCAAATCGCAGAAGCCGCTTGGACAGTTAACGAAACCACTGAAAATATTGGTGCCCGTCGCCTACATACAGTGATGGAGCGTTTGATGGATGAGATTTCATTTGAAGCAACCGATAAGTCGGGCAGCAAGATGGTCATTGACGCGGCCTACGTGAAAGAACGTTTAGGTGAGTTTGTTGAAGATGAAGATCTAAGCCGTTTTATCCTTTAATCTTTGCTGAATGAAGCTGTAGTGCTTGTGGCCCAGTTGGCTATTAAGTGCTAGATTCAATGTATATCGCCCCGCCATTTGGTGGGGCTTTTTACTTTTAGCTGATAGGGAAGCTAACTCTTCGTCTTTTGTTAGCGTGAGGAGTTGGTGTGATAAATAACCGGTCATTTCTCGTTTTAAAATGCATCCACACCCATAAAAAACATCAAAATCCGCATAGCCGCCACAGCCGAGATGATATTTTTTATACAAATATTTAACTCAGAGAAACTGACCGCATATTAAGGGCTTATGTAGCAAACTATAAGTAATTTAAAGGCTTAGTTAGAACAAGTGATAAGCAGTTGGTGTGCAATTTAATAAAAGTATCTGTATGATACGTCGCCTTTGTGATCGTTCTCACGCTCTGGATGAGTTGTGAGGGAAATACGCCTAACCCGATAATACGGGCCAATAAAAGCGAGACTCCATGTCTAAAGGCACTTTGGCGGCAGGACTTTCCTGCGTTTCTGAAGGTGAGTATTCATCTTCATCATTTACTCAAACGAGTAAACCTTCTATCCGC
This is a stretch of genomic DNA from Vibrio panuliri. It encodes these proteins:
- the hslU gene encoding HslU--HslV peptidase ATPase subunit, producing the protein MSEMTPREIVHELNRHIIGQDKAKRSVAIALRNRWRRMQLEESLRAEVTPKNILMIGPTGVGKTEIARRLAKLANAPFIKVEATKFTEVGYVGKEVETIIRDLTDVSIKMTHQQAMEKVTFRAEEQAEERVLDALLPPARDAWGQNQQQEESSSNTRQIFRKKLREGQLDDKEIEIDVAAPQMGVEIMAPPGMEEMTNQLQSMFSNLAGDTKKKRKLKIKDALKALTEEEAAKLVNQEELKEQAIYNVENHGIVFIDEIDKICKRGESSGPDVSREGVQRDLLPLIEGSTVSTKHGMVKTDHILFITSGAFQVAKPSDLIPELQGRLPIRVELEALSSHDFKRILTEPKASLTEQYIALMKTEEVDIEFTEDGIVQIAEAAWTVNETTENIGARRLHTVMERLMDEISFEATDKSGSKMVIDAAYVKERLGEFVEDEDLSRFIL